In the genome of Gemmatimonadota bacterium, the window GTTACCCGGCTCGATCAGGCTCACCTTGACCCCGAACCGGCTCATCTCGACGGCCAAGGCATCGCCGTAGGCCTCGATGGCGTGCTTGCTCATGCTATAGGGCCCGAAGAGGGGGCCTGAGAGAATCCCGGAAATCGAGCTGATCGTGGTGACCCGGCCCTTCGACGCGATCAGCATCGGCGCGAAGGCTTTGGTGATCCGGTAGGGACCATAGACGTTGACGTCGAACAAGAACGCCAGGTCCTTCTCCTCGACTTCAATCAGCGGCGCGACAACCGCCACGCCGGCGTTGTTGACCACCCCGTAGAGACCCCGGCCGGCCTTCCGAATCGTCTCGACCGCGGCCGCGATGTCGGCCGGCGACGTGACATCGAGCTTGACGGCTTGGACGTTCTTGATCGCGTTCAGCGCAGCGAGGTCCTCCGGCTTCCGGGCCCCCGCGTAGACGAAATGGCCCTGCCTCGCCAAGAGTTCGGTAATCTTCCGGCCGATGCCGCTGCTCGCGCCGGTCACCAGGACGGCCTGCGGGGTGACGGCCGGTTGGGCCGCGAGGGGCAGGGCAAGGGCGGCCAGGAGCGAAAAGGCGCTGAGTCGCAACATCGAATGCCTTGGGCGATTGTGAGTGAGCGGTAGCTACTTCTGGTTCCGACTGGGTTGTTTGGAAAAGCGGACGTCGCGACTGCGTTCGTCGATGAAGACCGAGAAGCCGGTGACTTGCCCGGCGCTGTCGCGAAGGAACTCGACCGACCGCATCGACCCGGGCACCCCGGCAAAGTCGTCCCCGGCGAGCCAGGTGAGGGAATTGGGTGGGTGGCGCCGGTGGCGGAGGACTAGCTTGTCGTCCTTCACTTCGACTTGGTAGAGGGTCGCCAGCTCGTCGCTCCAATAGTCCCCGGCAAATTGAGGCAGCTGTGGCGCTGCCACGGGGTACTTGGCAGACCGGAGGCCTCGGAACTCGGCCGTGACGGTACTACCCGTTGGGTGAAACACGACCGCCGAGTTATACCCCGGCAACCAGAACGACGTGTCCGACTTCGGCGTCATCGGGGAGTCCGGTCCGGGCATCGTCTCGGCGGTGAGCCGGTCGCCGTTGCGGGCGATTCGAAGGTAGAGGCCGGGGCCGAATCGATACACGCCCGGATAGCGGTCGAGCGCCTCGGGTGTCGCGGCCACCGGCGGCGCCGAGGCCACCGGGTCGGTGGTCGCCGCCCGGGTCCCGGCCGCTGGGGTAGCGGTCGGATGCCGGGCCATCTCAGCGCCGAGGTAGAAATCGGCGATGAAGTTCGCGAACCGGGTGGCCGGAACGATCGGACTGTTGGCGAGGACCACGACGCTGAACCGCTGTCCGGGAAAATGCAGCACCGCGGTGGTGAACCCGGCCCACGAGCCCCCGTGCGAGAGGGTCGGGAGGCCGCGATACTCGCCGTGCGAAATGCCGAACGCGTAGGGAATCGTGGTGCCGTTGGTGAGGACGCCCTTGGTGCGGCTCAACGCCATGGCCTTCGGGCCGCCGACCTTCGGATCGTCGAAATTCATCACCCAGCGGGCCATGTCCTCGACCGTGGTGAACAACGAACTCGAGCCCAGGGCGGTGAGGTTATTGGTGATGGCGGCCATCCCGTTCGGGGTTCGGCCGTACCCGTTGGCGCGATTGGGCACCACCTCGCGGTGATCGTCGTGAAAGTGCGAGTTGGTCATGCCGAGGGGCCGGAACAGCTGCTCGGTGGTCCAGGCCCGAAACGAGGTCCCGGTGACCTGACCGACCATTTCCGCCAGGAGATTGAAGCCGGTGTTGGAATACATGTACTCCGACCCGGGCGCGAAGTTGAGGGTCCGCTGGTTGGCGGCAAACGTCAGGATCTGGCTGAAGGAGATGACGTCGTCGTACTGCCAGCCCGCCAATCGGAGGGTGCCCGGCCAATCACGGAGGCCGCTGGTGTGATGGACCAGGTGATCGATCGTGATGGTCTTCCCGACATCGGCGAGCTGGGGGAGGTACTTCCGGATGTCGTCGCTGAGCTGGATTCGCCCTTGATCGGCCAGCATCGCCACGGCGAGCCCGGCGAACTGCTTGGACACCGACGCGACGTCGAAGACCGTGGCTGGGGTAATCGGGGTCCGGTGCTCCAGGCTCGCGTAACCATATCCCCGGCTCAAGAGGACCTGGCCGTCGCGGACCACGGCCACCGCGGCCCCGGGGCTCAGGCCCATGGTGTACTCGGCAAACAACGAATCGACTTGGCGTTCCCGGCGGGCCGCCGGGTCCTGCGCGGCGGCGGCTCCGGTCAGGACGCTGATCGCGAGCAGGCCGGCTCGGAGGGCGGGCGACAACGGGGCCAAAGACGGGATGGTCATTGGTGGCTTTCGGTGGTGGGCGGCAGACTGGAACGCCGGTAATCTGATACCGGTCCGAGGGTGATCGCAACGGGAGTCGTGGAGGGCTGGTTGCGGACCGTTTCCTGACGAGTAGGTTTCTCTACCATTCACCAAGTGAACCAAAATGAGCAAGCGTTCGGCCGCTACCGGAATCGTCGTCGTGGACGTGACCGCCCTCGATTTGAGCTACCAGGCTCTCGATATGATCCCGATCACGTGATCGGATGACGTCGCCCCTTCGCCTGGGCCTGATCGGCCTTGGCAACGTCGCCCTCGCCCACCTCGAAGGGTATCGCCGGCTCGACCAGGTTCAGGTCGTGGCCGGCGCCGATCCCCGCGCTGACCGGGCGGCCATGATGGCCGTCCGGTACGGCTTTACCGCCTACAATAACTACCGCGAGATGCTCGAGCGGGAACGGCTTGATCTCGTGGCCGTGTTGAGTACGGTGTCCACCCACCGCGAGGCGGTCGAGGCGGCCGCCGATCGCGGGCTTCACGTGCTCTGTGAAAAGCCCCTGACGCTCTCCCTCGAAGACGCCGACCGGATGATTGCCCGCTGCGCGGAGCGGAAGGTTAAGCTGTTCTATGCCGCGTCATACCGGTTCCTCCCGGCTGCCATGGCCGCTCGGGCCCTGATCCGCTCCGGCGCGATCGGCGAAGTGCGGCTTCTGACCGAGACGATGATCGGCTCGACCGGGCCGGCCGGATATCAGGACATGGGCCCCCACCACTATCCGGCCGGCGGGCCGGGCGGCTCCGGCAACGGGTTGGTCGACCACGGCATTCACCTCGTTGACCTCTTTCCGTGGCTGGCCGACACCGAGATCGTCTCGGTCACCGGGCGCGGCCAGCGGTCCGGCCAGCCGCCGATGGCCGAGTATTTGACGATGGAACTCAGGTCCGGCGCGGTCGGGCATCTGATCTATGACGACGCGACCTGGTCGGCCGACCTACCGGGCGAAGGGCTGTTCAGCTGGGGCCCCAGTTGGGATGAAATGGCCCGGGGAGAGGCCGAGAACCGACCGGCCGGGTGGCAGGCGCATCCGGGTCATATCAAGGTGTACGGGTCGGCCGGGGCGCTCCGGATCTATCACTACGCCAACCACCTGATGCTGTGGACCGCTCGCGGGGTGGAGCAGATCCGGCTCGAGGACCGGCCGATGCCGGGGCAGTTCGCGGCGGAGATGGCATCGTTCGCGGCGAGCATCCGGCACGACACTCCCCCCGAAGTGACCGGCGCCGACGGGCGGCGGGCGCTAGCCGCCGTGTTAGGCGCGTATCGAGGCGGCACTCCGCCCCTCGCCGCTAAATCCTAGGCCAAGGCCCTCCAATGTCTCCTCGTGCGGCGCTCGGGTTGCTCGTGCTCTCGGTGTCAGTCGTTTCCGCTCAGACGGCTCCGAACCGGCCTCGGGCCCGGGAGGCGGGGTTGGTGATCGGGGTGCTCCAGCCCGGGCCCTTGAATGCCATCACGGATGTCGCCGGGGTCCTCGTCGGCCAGGTCACGGTAGCCGAGGGCGACTCGATTCATACCGGCGTGACGGTGATCAAGCCTCACTCGGGCAATGTGTTCATGGACCGGGTCCCGGCCGCGATCTACGTCGGCAATGGTTTCGGGAAGTTGATGGGGTTGAGTCAGGTGCGGGAGTTAGGCGAGCTCGAAACCCCGATCCTGCTGACCTGCACGCTCTGCGTCTGGCGCGCCGCCGATGCCATGGTGGATTGGCTTCTCCGCCAGCTCGGCATGGAAGGGGTCTTCTCGATCAATCCGGTCGTCGGCGAAACCAACGACGCCACGCTCAACAACATCCGGCTCCGCCCCATCAAGCCGGAGCATGTGGTCCAAGCGTTGGAAACGGCCACGGGTGGTCCGGTGAGTGAAGGCTCGGTCGGGGCGGGGGCGGGGACCGGGGCGTTTGCCTGGAAAGGCGGGATCGGCACCAGTTCGCGCCAACTCCCGGCGAGCCTGGGGGGCTACACGGTCGGCGCGCTGGTCCAGACCAACTACGGCGGCATCCTGACGATCAATGGCGCCCCGGTGGGCCGCGAACTCGGCCAGTACATCTTTCGCCGGCAGCTCGAGGGCACCGATCAGCCGAAGCCGGGTGACGGCGTGGGGGAGGGCGGCAGTTGCATGATGGTGATCGCGACCGACGCGCCGCTCGACGCCCGGAACCTCGAGCGGCTGGCCAAACGGGCGGTCGGCGCGATGATCCGGACCGGATCGCCGATGTATAACGGCTCCGGCGATTACGTCATCGCGTTCTCGACCGCCGCGTCGGTTCGCCGCCGGATCGATCAGCCGGCTCGCGAGCCCTCGGCCGGGATTTCGAACGACGCCGCGTCTCCGGTATTCTTGGCGGCGGTTGAGGCCACTGAAGAGGCCGTCTACAACGCGATGTTCAAGGCCACCACGGTCAAGGGATTTCGGGGCACCTACGAGGCTTTGCCGCTTGAGCCGACGATCGCCATTCTCAAGAAATACAATGCTCTCAAGTGGAACGAGACCCTCCCGCCTGGAAAGCCCCTTCCCTAACTGGGCAAAACCGCTAGAAGAAGCCGAGCCACGGGCCGAGGAGTGTCATCAGTGTGGCCATAAGAAAAATCCAGGCCACGCTGATGATGAGGCCGGGTCGGAACAAATCAAGCATCCGGTAGTACCCCTTGGAGTAGGTCACCAGAAGTACGGCGTCGAGCGGAAGCAGGAACGCACACGACGCCGTGAACACGACGGGTAGCGCAAAGAGCGCCGGATTATGACCGGTAGCGGTGGCGAGCAGCACGATCGGCGGGACCAGCACCGCCACAATGACCGGCCCGATGGTGAGGACCAGGTGGATGACCACCGTAAAGGCCGCAATGACCGCCACGATGCCGAAGACCGACCCCCCGCCAATCCCGCCTAACGAAAGATCCACCACCGCCTTGGCAAGTCCCGTCTTGACCGACGCGGCGCCGAGCGAACTCACGGCCCCGATCACCAGCAGCACGTCCCATCCGGTGGCCCGTTCGACCTCCTTCCACGTGAAGATCTTCATGCCGGGAAGGAAGAGGGCCACCGCGCCCAGGATCGACACCAAGGCCACGTCGAACGCCCGGACCCAGGTGCTCAAGATCCAAAAAGTGAACATGGTGCCGAACACAGCCAGCACCTTGATCTCCACCGGCCGCATCGGGCCGAGGGCTTCCCGTTCCCGGCCGACGTCGCCGGCTTCGCCGATGGCCGGGAGTTC includes:
- a CDS encoding S58 family peptidase, whose product is MSPRAALGLLVLSVSVVSAQTAPNRPRAREAGLVIGVLQPGPLNAITDVAGVLVGQVTVAEGDSIHTGVTVIKPHSGNVFMDRVPAAIYVGNGFGKLMGLSQVRELGELETPILLTCTLCVWRAADAMVDWLLRQLGMEGVFSINPVVGETNDATLNNIRLRPIKPEHVVQALETATGGPVSEGSVGAGAGTGAFAWKGGIGTSSRQLPASLGGYTVGALVQTNYGGILTINGAPVGRELGQYIFRRQLEGTDQPKPGDGVGEGGSCMMVIATDAPLDARNLERLAKRAVGAMIRTGSPMYNGSGDYVIAFSTAASVRRRIDQPAREPSAGISNDAASPVFLAAVEATEEAVYNAMFKATTVKGFRGTYEALPLEPTIAILKKYNALKWNETLPPGKPLP
- a CDS encoding Gfo/Idh/MocA family oxidoreductase — translated: MTSPLRLGLIGLGNVALAHLEGYRRLDQVQVVAGADPRADRAAMMAVRYGFTAYNNYREMLERERLDLVAVLSTVSTHREAVEAAADRGLHVLCEKPLTLSLEDADRMIARCAERKVKLFYAASYRFLPAAMAARALIRSGAIGEVRLLTETMIGSTGPAGYQDMGPHHYPAGGPGGSGNGLVDHGIHLVDLFPWLADTEIVSVTGRGQRSGQPPMAEYLTMELRSGAVGHLIYDDATWSADLPGEGLFSWGPSWDEMARGEAENRPAGWQAHPGHIKVYGSAGALRIYHYANHLMLWTARGVEQIRLEDRPMPGQFAAEMASFAASIRHDTPPEVTGADGRRALAAVLGAYRGGTPPLAAKS
- a CDS encoding SDR family NAD(P)-dependent oxidoreductase translates to MLRLSAFSLLAALALPLAAQPAVTPQAVLVTGASSGIGRKITELLARQGHFVYAGARKPEDLAALNAIKNVQAVKLDVTSPADIAAAVETIRKAGRGLYGVVNNAGVAVVAPLIEVEEKDLAFLFDVNVYGPYRITKAFAPMLIASKGRVTTISSISGILSGPLFGPYSMSKHAIEAYGDALAVEMSRFGVKVSLIEPGNYRSDIGRNTVTQIETAIARNPTSPYLAEMQRMVTAMAGYETAAEPDLVAEAAAHALFDPEPKMRYMVVPVARQAEVTIRKAIEEVVQLNQRHAFTYDRDALVRMLDSALVRVK
- a CDS encoding class A beta-lactamase-related serine hydrolase, which produces MTIPSLAPLSPALRAGLLAISVLTGAAAAQDPAARRERQVDSLFAEYTMGLSPGAAVAVVRDGQVLLSRGYGYASLEHRTPITPATVFDVASVSKQFAGLAVAMLADQGRIQLSDDIRKYLPQLADVGKTITIDHLVHHTSGLRDWPGTLRLAGWQYDDVISFSQILTFAANQRTLNFAPGSEYMYSNTGFNLLAEMVGQVTGTSFRAWTTEQLFRPLGMTNSHFHDDHREVVPNRANGYGRTPNGMAAITNNLTALGSSSLFTTVEDMARWVMNFDDPKVGGPKAMALSRTKGVLTNGTTIPYAFGISHGEYRGLPTLSHGGSWAGFTTAVLHFPGQRFSVVVLANSPIVPATRFANFIADFYLGAEMARHPTATPAAGTRAATTDPVASAPPVAATPEALDRYPGVYRFGPGLYLRIARNGDRLTAETMPGPDSPMTPKSDTSFWLPGYNSAVVFHPTGSTVTAEFRGLRSAKYPVAAPQLPQFAGDYWSDELATLYQVEVKDDKLVLRHRRHPPNSLTWLAGDDFAGVPGSMRSVEFLRDSAGQVTGFSVFIDERSRDVRFSKQPSRNQK